The window AAGCCAGATCTGTGGGGAATCTGTAGGCTAACAGGgaaaatttgctttcatttacttGTGGGTGAGCCGTGCCATCTCCAAGAGAATGGAGAGGCTGCTGGGATGTGTGTGTCACCCTCTGCTTTAATGGCTGTTACCATAATGAACAGTCATTTGGCTTTGTGTGAGAATCTCTGAGCTCAAGTGGGTGGTGAGAGCATCTCTCAGGCTTCCACTGGGCAAATTGCTGCTTCTATAACAAAAGCCCTTTGTCATTCTTGGGCatgttttatatttcttcttgGAGATACATCAGGCATCTCCTTCCTAGTTTTCATGTTTAATGACCAGCATTGACCTGGCTTTGTGCCCTCGGTAGCTCTGCTTGTTGCTCTTCCAGTGATGTCAGTAAGAGTTTTTTAATTGACTTCAGTAGGAACTGGATTAGATCAGCACTGACCACTTGAGAGAGGCCCATGCAAAGAGCTCAGTCTAGATAGCATAGCAGGGGAGCCTTGCATACTCATCACATCCAGCTTTGTTCTCTGCCGGAGTTAATTAACTGAGCCAtgcaatattttgcattttctccttctgagGCAGTGCAGAAGTCCTGCCTTTCTCTTGGACAATGGGTCTCCACACAATCGTAATGAGGATCTATCAGCAACAACTTTATTGCTCTGGTGAAATGCTAGCTTGGCATAGCCCCATGAGTCATATTCAACGCTTTGTTTAGAGAACTGAAAAGACGACTGCTGCTACTAATTTTGTGCTCTTGTTCACTGCCTTAGGGGAAAACCATCATTGCAGAAAGATCGGAGCTACTTTGAGgtaagaaagacagaaagataaaTGGAGAGTGTGACTGAGTGTCAGCCCAGAGCATGTCTCTCCCTTGCATATCCAAATGctcctttcctttttggttCCCCCAGTAGAAGCAGAAGCCCTTGAATAAAATTTTACCTCTAGGGCCTACATGCCCCTATAAAATACTGTCTCTTTGCCCTTCAGCCCAAGCCTTTTTCCCTTGGAGCCCTCAGCCAGGGAGTTTCATTCCCTTTGTGACTTTTGTACCCCAGGCAGTTCCTACCATAGCCTGAGGTCCCTCTGGGAAGTCTGGTATATGGATTTCTTCTCATTGTTGGCCTCATAGTTTTATCTCTGTAGGTAAGAAATTTTACAGccttctttcatttccattgcCCTTGGTGACATATCTACATGCCAGTAAGCTATTGTAGCCTGCAAAATACAGCTCCATCAGCCACTTATGAGACTCACAGCAAATTAATACAAAACAGCTGGACCCAAGTTATACTTTGTACTTCGTGAACTTAGAAGCCTTTCTTTGAAAGAGGGGAACTCTGGGCTCAATTCCAAGGGTACACAGCAGTCGCAGCAATGCCATCTTTTCAAGAACAGACTTAGTAGAGATTCTGTTTACTGAGAGTTGAACCACCTTATGCCAGGGATCACAAATGTTAAATAGGAGGGAAAAGATAGATTCTGAGTTTTTTTAATCGTATGCAGACATGTGGAAGTGAGATGCGATGAGTTCATATTTGCTAGTAATATTTTCTGTGATCACAATGCTGTCATTCAGGGTGGGGATCATCTTGTCTACCTGCAGCTGCCCAAACAAGAGCTGTCCAGTCAGACCATGCCTTTTGGCTGCCTTGACAGCCATTGCAGAAAAGAGAAGCTCATCCAGCGGGTGAATTATTGCCTCTTGAGACAGATGTGTGTGATAGGAGCCCCCACAGAATGACTCATCCCATCAGTCTCTTTCCATTGATTATTGAGGGAAACTGGGTGGTGATCTCAGGTTATTGCCTTAGTCTTCTAGCAGCAAGACTAAGCCAAATTGGTTTGAGTTGGGCAAGACTAAATCCATTTGAGCTAACTCTGTTTCTAGCCTCATCTGTCTGCACACCTTTAAAAAAACTCAGCCCTTTCAAATCTTCACTGATGCAGGCATGGTAAAGGTTGATGTCATATGGTTGCTGGAATTTTAGTGCAGTCATACCCAGCTGCACTCTGGAATGCAGTGGCACTCTGGGCTATTTCCCAGTGAAAAAGGGGTCTGTGTTTTCCACTTAGGGCTTGTACAACTTCAGCAGCTATGTGATTTGGCTTGTGTTCAGACGTAAGCACTTCCAAGTGATTCGGGAAGAAATCGGCAGGCTTCTTTTCTCTGATGTGTTCAATCCTGCCTTAAGAGGCAAGAAGAATATTGAGCTGCAGGAACGAGGAAATGGAACAGCTGATGCAAATACTGCACAATTGCTGTATCCAAGGTACACATCTAACACTGTGGTGTGTCCTTAGGGAACCTGACTTGTCAGAATACACTGAACTAACacctgcatttgttttctttcaagaaaaggCCGTGACAAGCATCCTTCCATAAGCACCATGATACAGCAgtgctcaccagtgctgagcacgCTGCTGCCCTTACCAAAGGACAGTGCTCAATACCTCTTCCAGAACCAGGACTGTCAAGCTAGGGATCCTCAACCTTACACGTGTGATGACCTGCCAGACTTCTCTGAATTGTTCACTAACAAGTAAGGGGCTACTTCTCTGCATAAACAAATTTGATAGTGCTATGAGGAAGGATGTCAAACAGCTAGCTGTTCCTCACCAGGAGAGGGGCCATTGGCCTGAGGACTTGGTCTATATAGGAGTTACAGAGGAACAAGAGTGTGAGTCCTGAGAGACCTGAACAAGCCTGAAACTTGCAGAGGTAGCACGCTTGGTTAGCTGATGGCAAAGCAGCTACTGTCCATTGTAGTGCTTCGTTAAAACTCAGAAGTTTCATGGGGAAAGGAAATATGCCTTAACATAAATTTGATCAGAAATTAATCAAAGCCTctcaaaatcatagaatcatagaatagttagggttggaaaggaccttaagatcatctagttccaacccccctgccaccaAAATaggatgtttatttttttccttcttacgATACATTCCcatttcatatttcttcttgacttttaatttttaataatgttcTGATCAGACATTACTGatatactttattaaaaatagtaattttactacattgtatttttcaaatataatttggATTGTAATAGAAATAGGACCTTTTATTCTTATGAAGTCTAAATCTTTCAAGCCTGGGTAGGCTATCTGAGAGGAATTACATTACCCATCCAGCTATGGTTAACAACAGTATCACTACAGGACTTTTTAATGTAGTAACTAATGTAAACAGGACCCCTGTAAATCAGTTTTGCTCTATTGTAATGTATGTAAAGCTTCTTGTAAGGCTTTCCCTCATAAGTCTGCTTTTTCTGCCTGGAAATTAGAATTTGAGAATTGCCTTAATTTGCCAGGATCTTCAGAGTTCTGGCAATCTAATGAATACTACAGCTCTGTGCATGCAAAACCTTTGGACATACCTACAACACATGACCAGTGAGTCTGGTATTTCTTGAGAGTGTGAAATTTGCTACAGTTCACATGTCATTGTTTTATGCATGCTTTGGAAGCTGGGTGCATCCTGAGCGTCTTGGCTTTATAGCTTATGCACAGTCATGTAATCTGTATGCAACAGGGCCAAACTTTCCAGGGAGTGCTGAGCTTCTCTTGGATGTATGCAATTCCTATTGTGCACATGTACACTCCAGACAGAAACATGATGTAAGGTACTGACGGTATAAGCATGGTGATCTGTTTTTAACCTGTGGCAGAGGAGATATTCTCTGCTAAAGGAATCAAGGTTCCTTGCGGGTTTACCTAAGGAACATTCAAATCTGTTCCcctttctcctgttttcctttgcttcaaTGTGTCAAGCAGATTAACACGATGTTTCCTCACAGGGTGGGCATCATTGGAGCTCATTGTAGTGAGTTACAATCTCTCATAAGCACAtctgaggagaaaaaggaggaggaggaggttgaGCAGGAGGaaacacaaaggagaaaaaagagtgACTGCAGTTTGCCGCCTCTGGGAAGCCCCCAAAACAGGCTCAGTACTCAAGGCACTGTGCTCTGAAGAGCAGTGGCAGAAGGTGACTGTAAACAGAGCAGCCAGCAGACGTGATATTTGTGTTGAGTGACGTGGTTTCATGTTGCTAAGTAAATCACTTGGAAATTGCAGCTTAAGAAGCCTAACTCATTTGTCAGAGGTGGGGTAGTTCAGCACACAAGGGTGACTGGAAACCTGGACTGTAATTCCTGGTTCTGTCACTAACAGTTCCACCTTCATCTTAATGCCTCCATTGCACCATTTCAGAGATTATTTTACTGACTTATTTTGGGAAGTACTTTAGCACCTGCAAATGGATATGATTATAGATTTTAATGTCAACTCTCTATTTCTAAAGGGTTAGCAAAGCAACCAGGAGATGTGACTTACTACGGTGTAAAAGTTCCTGAAGTTTTGCTTGTGAAGGAAGTTACTTCATTCAATAAGAATTCTTATTCTATTATTCTTatctattctattattctatctATCTTACCTTCTTATTCTATTTCCATCATCTCTCATTTTGCTCTTGGGTATATGACTCATTGTGAAATAAGTATagcaaaaagaaattctgtTACTTAAAGTATCTACCaaattttcatttaagtttctattttaaattatgtatatatattttttattatttatttcacattattgGGAAAGCAGATTTTAGATGTTCAAACTTAAAATATGCAGTTGGGATATTAGTAtcttgaaacaaaattaatccaTATCAAGAAATGGTATAATTTTACCTGTAAGACTATCTGTACATGCTGATCATTAGTATCAGGAGGAAAATTTAGGATGAAATCCTGATTTTGTCACAGTTAATAAGAATCAATGAAAAAATAACGGATAAttaaacagtgaaagaaaatcagaaaaataatatttccagCATTGTTGAGGGGAGAAATTTGACATGTCAGTGATGGTTTGGAAGTTTTTCAGCCAAATATATCTATGCTGGATAAAAATTATACAGTTTTCCCTTGCAATGTATggttcagtttttaaaagtatgGAACTTTACAGCACAATTGTGATGACAAATTTACTTCTGGAGTAACCAGTGGTCCAGGGACTAGATCACTTATATAGCAGGGCCCTGCACTGCCTTATTGAGACAGACACTTGAACTGCAGATTCACAGCTGTTATTTAGTCTCTTCACTTAGACTGGCACATTATATTCATGCCCAGTAGCACTGTGGCCTAGTCTTGTTTTCCATGTGTTGGGTGAATCCTTTTACCATTTGATGAGGCTGTTGTGGCCTACAGTTTCTCTCTCAAGCTTTTCACTAGAAATCTATtctggtaaaaagaaaaatatttaaaataacctCTTGGACATTTTTGGGGATGGAAAACACATATTCTCTCCCAAAGGGGAGACATGGTGCTTTCATTGCAGGTTTTCTGAGAGCTGGGTCAAAACCTGCACAACTGTTTTTACCAGCTTAGCCAAACATGCAAGAGGCAGTTGCGGTATcattgccctgcagcagcatagTTTCCCTACTGAATGATGCAGCAAGATGTTGGTTAATACCTGGAGCTGAGGGAGGGCACAGCACAGCTTCCTTCTCTTGGTCTTGGGAGAAACATTTTAGTTCCTACATGAGGAGACTTCTATATGCTAAAGGATGGTTACAGCTTTGTCTCCCTAGCTGTGACACTGG of the Melopsittacus undulatus isolate bMelUnd1 chromosome 4, bMelUnd1.mat.Z, whole genome shotgun sequence genome contains:
- the PPP1R36 gene encoding protein phosphatase 1 regulatory subunit 36, with amino-acid sequence FLQTVRPGVWYWKDDTNTLEFASSSPAAEKNLKEVKNTLFQEIRVRTLKSVFQDDCSPKLPERKLSDKEGKLHMVPQWVPHEYVTLDDVKYAALLLKDTHESHHMLSFEEVMGNEKLDDFLMALLFYISFYLEKIALEKKYRSLSLTMISFEKTEMDNVLEKIAMSRIHLAKVYCNLILGRRMAQQSSRKGKPSLQKDRSYFEGLYNFSSYVIWLVFRRKHFQVIREEIGRLLFSDVFNPALRGKKNIELQERGNGTADANTAQLLYPRKGRDKHPSISTMIQQCSPVLSTLLPLPKDSAQYLFQNQDCQARDPQPYTCDDLPDFSELFTNKVGIIGAHCSELQSLISTSEEKKEEEEVEQEETQRRKKSDCSLPPLGSPQNRLSTQGTVL